The following coding sequences lie in one Chelonia mydas isolate rCheMyd1 chromosome 6, rCheMyd1.pri.v2, whole genome shotgun sequence genomic window:
- the PGGHG gene encoding protein-glucosylgalactosylhydroxylysine glucosidase isoform X2 has translation MLIQLTETAPPPPQRVVPARRYIYGKTLIPEVEGAPQPTVHMIWTPVPQAVTLPGEEQERTWDFLTAVAESEEEVKRCFSEGTSLIAAGSLYSSHTQAWAALWKGCRVDVDGPLPLRQALYGCLYYLLSAIPPLDSPDFLFHGISPGGLSNGTQGEDYWGHVFWDQDTWVYPNILLFYPEAARAILQYRIRALGGALKNAQEQGYQGAKFPWESAATGQEVCPEEIYGAQEVHINGDVLLAFEQYYHATQDQKLFREEGAWDVVGTVAQYWCSRVVWSQEEQCYHIKGVMPPDEYHYSVDNSVYTNAVAQRSLNFAAEVARDFQIPVPEEWQEVAKKVKVPFDAARNYHPEYDGYSPGKHVKQADVVLLGYPVMYPMSSEVRRNDLEMYEPVTELDGPAMTWSMFAVGWMELKEIQRAQSQLSKCFNNITEPFKIWVENSDGSGAVNFLTGMGGFLQAILFGYTGFRITKSSLNFDPTCPDNISKLKVTGVSYLGSKLNFTLTKENVRIKVTKSSRDPQLCPLEAVLVSSGQRIPLPEGQSVSFAAAAGRIQRASAEPF, from the exons ATGTTAATTCAATTGACGGAgacagctccacccccaccccaacgtGTGGTGCCAGCCAGGAG ATATATCTATGGGAAAACTTTGATCCCCGAGGTGGAGGGGGCTCCCCAGCCCACGGTGCACATGATCTGGACTCCGGTGCCGCAGGCTGTGACCCTgccaggggaggagcaggagagaacCTGGGACTTCCTGACCGCCGTGGCAGAGAGTGAAGAGGAAGTGAAGAGGTGCTTTAGCGAAGGAACGTCCCTGATTGCGGCTGGCTCCTTATACTCCTCTCACACCCAGGCCTGGGCAGCACTCTGGAAAGGATGCCGGGTCGATGTAGATGGGCCTCTCCCTTTGAGGCAGGCCCTGTATGGATGTCTGTATTACCTGCTGAGTGCAATTCCTCCCCTGGATTCTCCTGACTTCCTGTTCCATGGAATCAGTCCCGGCGGGTTATCCAATGGCACGCAGGGAGAAGACTATTGGGGGCACGTCTTCTGGGACCAG GACACATGGGTATACCCAAACATCCTGTTATTTTACCCTGAAGCAGCCCGAGCCATCCTGCAGTACCGTATTCGAGCACTAGGTGGAGCCCTGAAGAATGCTCAGGAGCAGGGATACCAG GGTGCCAAGTTCCCTTGGGAGAGCGCAGCCACGGGCCAGGAAGTCTGCCCTGAAGAGATTTATGGAGCGCAAGAAGTTCACATCAATGGGGATGTTTTGCTGGCATTTGAGCAGTATTATCACGCCACACAG GACCAGAAGCTGTTCAGGGAGGAAGGAGCCTGGGACGTGGTCGGTACGGTGGCTCAGTACTGGTGCAGCAGGGTGGTGTGGAGTCAGGAGGAGCAGTGCTACCACATCAAAG gTGTCATGCCCCCAGATGAGTATCACTACAGTGTCGATAACTCTGTTTACACCAACGCCGTGGCCCAGAGGAG cttgaaCTTTGCAGCCGAGGTGGCCCGTGATTTCcagatccctgtccctgaggagTGGCAGGAGGTTGCCAAGAAAGTCAAAGTGCCGTTTGATGCAGCCAGGAACTACCATCCAGAGTATGATGGGTACAGCCCAG GTAAGCACGTGAAACAAGCTGATGTCGTTTTGCTCGGATACCCAGTGATGTATCCCATGAGCTCTGAAGTCCGAAGGAACGACCTGGAGATGTATGAACCTGTCACTGAGCTGGATGGGCCAGCCATGACCTGG AGCATGTTTGCGGTTGGCTGGATGGAGCTGAAGGAGATCCAGAGGGCACAGAGTCAACTGAGCAAGTGTTTCAACAACATCACCGAGCCATTCAAG ATCTGGGTGGAGAACTCCGACGGGTCAGGAGCTGTGAATTTCCTGACGGGTATGGGAGGATTCCTGCAGGCCATCCTTTTTGGATACACGGGGTTCAG GATCACCAAGAGCAGCCTGAACTTTGACCCTACATGCCCGGACAACATCAGCAAACTCAAGGTCACTGGAGTCTCTTACCTTGGAAGCAAGTTGAACTTCACGCTCACCAAAGAGAACGTTAGGATAAAGGTGACAAAGTCCTCACGTGACCCGCAGCTGTGCCCCCTGGAGGCTGTGCTGGTATCATCGGGCCAACGCATTCCCTTACCCGAAG GGCAGAGCGTCTCCTTCGCCgcagctgctggccggatccAGAGAGCATCCGCCGAGCCATTTTAA